From a single Oreochromis niloticus isolate F11D_XX linkage group LG3, O_niloticus_UMD_NMBU, whole genome shotgun sequence genomic region:
- the LOC112846387 gene encoding protein NLRC3-like encodes MSFKVQPLSAAERVDQQSSEVRSGQSVQQHQTQLDSIFMLLEDKIITFVKNELKKIQKVLSPDYPECFESQREDDEQGRSSREAFVKITVDFLRRMKQEELADRLQSTAVCHRNLKSALKKKFQCVFEGIAKAGNPTLLNQIYTELYITEGGTAEVNDEHEVRQIETASRKPDRPETTIRQEDIFKASPGRDEPIRTVLTKGVAGIGKTVLTQKYSLDWAEDKANQDIQFIFPFTFRELNVLKEEKFSLVGLVHHFFTETKEAGICSFEDFQVVFIFDGLDECRLPLDFHKTTILTDPRKSTSVDVLLINLIRGKLLPSARLWITTRPAGANQIPPDCVGMVTEVRGFTDPQKEEYFRKRFKDEEQASRMISHIKTSRSLHIMCHIPVFCWITATVLEDVLETREGGQLPKTLTEMYIHFLVVQAKVKKAKYDGGAETDPHWSPESRKMIESLGKLAFDQLQKGNLIFYESDLTECGIDIRAASVYSGVFTQIFKEERGLYQDKVFCFIHLSVQEFLAALHVHLTFINSRLNLLEEQQTTSMLFKLSLHQSAVIKALQSPNGHLDLFLRFLLGLSLQTNQTFLRGLLTQTGSSSQTNQETVQYIKKKLNDNLSAEKSINLLHCLNELNDRSLVEEIQQCRTSGSLSTGKLSPAQCSALTFMLLSSEEDLDEFDFKKYSASEEALLRMLPVVKASNKAL; translated from the exons ATGAGTTTTAAAGTCCAGCCTCTGTCTGccgcagagag agtggaccagcagagctcagaggttcgcagtggtcagtctgtccagcagcatcaaacacagctggactccatatttatg ctgctggaggacaaaatcatcacttttgtgaagaacgagctgaagaagatccagaaggttctgagtcCAGATTACCCAGAATGCTTTGAGAGTCAGAGGGAGGATGATGAGCAGGggaggagcagcagagaggcctttgtgaagatcacagtggacttcttgaggagaatgaagcaggaggagctggctgaccgtctgcagagca CTGCTGTTTGTCATCGTAACCTTAAATCTgctctgaagaagaagttccagtgtgtgtttgagggcatcgctaaagcaggaaacccaacccttctgaatcagatctacacagagctctacatcacagagggagggactgcagaggtcaatgatgaacatgaggtcagacagattgaaacagcatccaggaaaccagacagaccagaaacaacaatcagacaagaagacatttttaaagcctcacctggaagagatgaaccaatcagaacagtgctgacaaagggagtggctggcattgggaaaacagtcttaacacagaaatacagcctggactgggctgaagacaaagccaaccaggacatccagttcatatttccattcactttcagagagctgaatgtgctgaaagaggaaaagttcagcttggtgggacttgttcatcacttctttactgaaaccaaagaagcaggaatctgcagctttgaagacttccaggttgtgttcatctttgatggtctggatgagtgtcgacttcctctggacttccacaaaactacaatcctaactgaccctagaaagtccacctcagtggatgtgctgctgataaacctcatcagggggaaactgcttccctctgctcgcctctggataaccacacgacctgcaggagccaatcagatccctcctgactgtgttggcatggtgacagaggtcagagggttcactgacccacagaaggaggagtacttcaggaagagatttaaagatgaggagcaggccagcaggatgatctcccacatcaagacatcacgaagcctccacatcatgtgccacatcccagtcttctgctggatcactgctacagttctggaggatgtgctggaaaccagagagggaggacagctgcccaagaccctgactgagatgtacatccacttcctggtggttcaggccaaagtgaagaaggccaagtatgatggaggagctgagacagatccacactggagtccagagagcaggaagatgattgagtctctgggaaaactggcttttgatcagctgcagaaaggaaacctgatcttctatgaatcagacctgacagagtgtggcatcgatatcagagcagcctcagtgtactcaggagtgttcacacagatctttaaagaggagagaggactgtaccaggacaaggtgttctgcttcatccatctgagtgttcaggagtttctggctgctcttcatgtccatctgaccttcatcaactctagactcaatctgctggaagaacaacaaactACCTCCATGTTGTTTAAACTatctctccaccagagtgctgtgaTTAAGGCCTtgcagagtccaaatggacacctggacttgttcctccgcttcctcctgggtctttcactgcagaccaatcagactttcctacgaggtctgctgacacagacaggaagtagctcacagaccaatcaggaaacagtccagtacatcaagaaaAAGCTCAATGACAATctttctgcagagaaaagcatcaatctgctccactgtctgaatgaactgaatgatcgttctctagtggaggagatccagcagTGCAGGActtcaggaagtctctccacaggcaaactgtctcctgctcagtgctcAGCTCTGACCTTCAtgttactgtcatcagaagaaGATCTGGATGAATTTGACTtcaagaaatactctgcttcagaggaggctctacTGAGaatgctgccagtggtcaaagcctccaacaaagctctgtaa